A DNA window from Hymenobacter volaticus contains the following coding sequences:
- a CDS encoding efflux RND transporter permease subunit — MFSRFLRRPVFAIVISVVIMFLGILAINTLPTSQFPEISPPMVMVSTAYPGASAKVLTESVLIPLEQAINGVPGMKYMTSDAVSAGEANIQIVFKLGTDPEQAVVNVNTRIAQILNRLPVLVQREGVVVNRVVPNMLMYVNLYSKDKNTDMRYLFNFAGVNMLPEIQRIDGIGRASILGSRQYAMRVWLKPDRMRAYNLSVDDVMEALNDQSVIGSPGRIGRSDGKEASALEYVLTYKGRFNDVEEYKNVIIKANSNGETLRLKDVANVELGSEFYDIYSNLDGYPSAAIMLKQTYGSNASEVIKSVKAKLEELKKTMPPGMDYKISYDVSNFLDASTENVIHTLRDAFILVALVVFLFLGDWRSTLIPIIAVPVSLVGAFIAMQAFGMTINMITLFALVLAIGIVVDDAIVVVEAVHAKMEEKHLSPYGAVREVVGEISGAIIAITILMTAVFVPVAFMSGPVGIFYRQFSITMASSIVISGIVALTLTPVLCAMILKNTHGQPRKKTPINRFIDWFNRGFERLTGRYTTLLEKVVDRRVFTFAILLAFGVGIFGISSTLPTGFIPAEDQGMLYAIIQTPPGSTLERTNALSQQLSKLAENVPGIESISSLAGYEVLTEGRGSNAGTLLINLKPWHERKESIHDIVENLEKKAKEIPGATIEFFEPPAVPGYGAAGGFQLQLLDKTSTGDYKALEKVNEDFMAELKKRKELAGLFTFFSANYPQYELQIDNQLAMQKGVSIGNAMNTLSIMVGSTYELGFIKYQRFFKVFVQASPEYRRLPKDILDMWVKNDKGEMVPFSAFMKIVKGQGANEINRYNMYPTASIRGDAAAGYSSGEALKAVQEVAKKTLPRGYDIDWGGLSKDEVSRGNEAIYIFLVVLAFVYLVLAAQYESFLLPLAVILSLPAGIFGSFLLIKTLGLANNIYAQVGLVMLVGLLGKNAVLIVEFAVQKHEEGMSIRDAAIEGAKVRFRPILMTSFAFIAGLIPLVLATGAGAIGNRTIGTSALGGMLFGTVFGVIIVPGLYYIFGTLAAGRKLIGDENEHPLSEFEPHVLVEEVETHA; from the coding sequence ATGTTCAGTAGATTCCTTCGCCGCCCCGTGTTTGCCATCGTTATATCGGTGGTAATCATGTTCCTGGGTATTCTGGCCATCAATACCCTGCCCACGTCCCAATTCCCGGAGATTTCGCCGCCCATGGTAATGGTGAGCACGGCGTATCCGGGCGCCAGCGCTAAGGTGCTGACCGAATCGGTGCTTATCCCGCTCGAGCAGGCCATTAACGGTGTGCCGGGCATGAAGTACATGACCTCCGACGCAGTTAGCGCCGGGGAAGCCAACATTCAGATCGTCTTCAAGCTAGGTACTGACCCCGAGCAAGCGGTGGTGAACGTAAACACCCGTATCGCGCAGATTCTGAACCGTTTGCCGGTGTTGGTGCAGCGTGAAGGCGTAGTGGTAAACCGCGTGGTGCCGAACATGCTGATGTATGTGAACCTCTACAGCAAAGACAAGAATACCGACATGCGGTACCTCTTCAACTTCGCTGGGGTGAACATGCTACCCGAAATTCAGCGTATCGACGGTATTGGCCGGGCCAGCATCTTGGGTAGCCGCCAGTACGCCATGCGCGTGTGGCTGAAGCCGGACCGCATGCGCGCCTACAATCTGTCCGTTGACGACGTGATGGAGGCCCTGAATGACCAGAGCGTTATCGGCTCGCCGGGCCGTATCGGCCGCTCGGATGGTAAAGAGGCTTCAGCACTGGAATACGTGCTGACGTATAAAGGCCGCTTCAATGACGTGGAGGAGTATAAGAACGTCATCATCAAGGCCAACTCCAACGGCGAAACGCTGCGCCTCAAGGACGTAGCCAATGTGGAGCTGGGCTCGGAGTTCTACGACATCTATTCCAACCTAGATGGCTATCCTTCGGCGGCTATTATGCTCAAGCAAACCTACGGCTCGAACGCTAGTGAGGTGATTAAGAGTGTGAAAGCCAAGCTCGAAGAATTGAAGAAAACCATGCCGCCCGGCATGGACTACAAGATCAGCTACGACGTGTCGAACTTCCTCGACGCCTCCACAGAGAACGTAATTCATACCCTGCGCGATGCCTTTATTCTGGTAGCCCTGGTGGTGTTCCTGTTCCTCGGCGACTGGCGCAGTACGCTCATCCCGATTATTGCCGTGCCGGTGTCATTGGTCGGTGCCTTCATTGCCATGCAGGCATTCGGGATGACCATCAACATGATTACGCTGTTTGCGCTGGTGCTGGCCATCGGTATTGTGGTCGACGATGCCATTGTGGTCGTGGAAGCGGTGCACGCCAAGATGGAAGAAAAGCACCTATCGCCCTACGGAGCGGTGCGCGAGGTAGTGGGCGAAATCAGCGGTGCTATCATCGCCATTACCATCCTGATGACGGCCGTATTTGTGCCGGTAGCCTTCATGAGCGGTCCGGTGGGTATTTTCTACCGCCAGTTCTCGATTACGATGGCCTCGTCTATTGTCATTTCCGGTATTGTGGCCTTGACCTTGACGCCGGTGCTGTGCGCCATGATTCTGAAGAACACGCACGGCCAGCCCCGCAAGAAGACGCCCATCAACCGCTTCATCGACTGGTTTAACCGCGGGTTTGAGCGCCTGACCGGCCGCTACACCACCCTGTTGGAAAAAGTGGTGGACCGCCGCGTGTTCACCTTCGCTATTCTGCTTGCCTTTGGGGTGGGCATCTTCGGCATCTCGTCGACGCTGCCTACAGGCTTCATCCCGGCCGAGGACCAAGGCATGCTCTATGCCATTATTCAGACGCCGCCCGGCTCAACGCTAGAACGCACCAACGCCTTGTCGCAACAGCTCTCGAAGCTTGCAGAAAATGTGCCGGGCATTGAAAGCATTTCGAGCTTGGCTGGTTACGAGGTACTCACCGAAGGCCGCGGCTCCAACGCCGGTACGCTGCTCATCAACCTCAAGCCGTGGCATGAGCGTAAGGAGTCCATCCACGACATCGTGGAGAACCTAGAGAAAAAGGCCAAGGAAATTCCCGGCGCGACCATCGAATTCTTCGAGCCACCGGCAGTACCCGGCTACGGCGCGGCAGGTGGTTTCCAGCTGCAGTTGCTCGACAAAACCAGCACCGGCGACTACAAGGCACTGGAAAAGGTGAACGAGGACTTCATGGCCGAGTTGAAAAAGCGCAAGGAACTAGCTGGCCTGTTTACCTTCTTCTCGGCTAACTATCCGCAATACGAGCTGCAGATCGACAACCAGTTGGCTATGCAGAAAGGCGTGAGCATTGGCAATGCCATGAACACGCTAAGCATCATGGTAGGCTCGACCTACGAGTTGGGCTTTATCAAGTACCAGCGCTTCTTCAAGGTGTTTGTGCAGGCTTCGCCGGAGTACCGCCGCTTGCCCAAGGACATTCTGGACATGTGGGTGAAAAACGACAAGGGCGAGATGGTGCCGTTTTCAGCCTTCATGAAAATCGTGAAAGGCCAGGGTGCCAACGAAATCAACCGCTACAACATGTACCCCACGGCCTCCATTCGCGGCGACGCTGCCGCGGGTTACAGCTCGGGTGAGGCCCTCAAAGCAGTACAGGAAGTAGCCAAGAAAACCCTGCCCCGTGGCTACGACATCGACTGGGGTGGCTTGTCGAAAGACGAGGTGTCGCGCGGTAACGAGGCCATCTATATCTTCTTGGTGGTGTTAGCCTTCGTGTACTTGGTGCTAGCCGCGCAGTACGAAAGCTTCTTGTTGCCGCTGGCCGTCATCTTGTCTTTGCCGGCGGGTATCTTCGGCTCGTTCCTGCTCATCAAAACGCTGGGCCTGGCCAATAACATCTACGCCCAAGTCGGCTTGGTGATGCTGGTGGGTCTGCTTGGTAAGAACGCCGTACTGATCGTGGAATTTGCGGTGCAGAAGCACGAGGAAGGCATGTCGATCCGTGATGCGGCTATTGAAGGCGCTAAGGTCCGTTTCCGCCCGATTCTGATGACCTCGTTCGCCTTTATTGCCGGCCTGATTCCGCTGGTGTTGGCTACCGGCGCCGGGGCTATTGGCAACCGCACTATTGGTACGTCGGCCCTAGGTGGAATGCTGTTCGGTACCGTTTTCGGGGTAATCATTGTGCCCGGCCTGTATTACATTTTTGGCACTCTTGCCGCCGGCCGCAAACTAATTGGGGATGAAAACGAGCACCCCCTCTCAGAATTCGAGCCGCATGTTTTAGTTGAAGAAGTTGAGACTCATGCTTAA
- a CDS encoding helix-turn-helix transcriptional regulator — protein MKYTYSSEMYGLQAVETSVSQAWPGLRVERYQLEAMAMPAHFHKHHLLLLHQGQQPIRSQRHSGRRFDEDLFGAGDAGLYPAGEYGPIAWDGPTDIIHLHLDAQALEARARHDLDLTRFALHERFRFEDGLLTQLGRQLLAASNAKHTLGRLYVESLANTLCYHLIEHHASYEQRVGGTGSRLSAAVLARLDAYLEAAAEQPISLQMLASLANLSVFHFARRFKQTTGATPYQYVLQWKMKRAQQLLRTDELPIASVSDALGFASPTHFSAAFKRAFGCTPREFQRR, from the coding sequence ATGAAATACACGTACAGCTCCGAGATGTATGGCCTGCAGGCTGTGGAAACCAGCGTATCGCAGGCCTGGCCGGGGCTGCGAGTAGAGCGTTATCAACTAGAGGCCATGGCTATGCCTGCGCATTTCCACAAGCATCATTTGCTACTGCTTCATCAGGGGCAGCAGCCCATCCGTTCGCAGCGCCACAGCGGCCGCCGCTTCGACGAAGACCTGTTTGGCGCTGGCGACGCGGGTCTTTATCCTGCTGGCGAGTACGGCCCCATTGCCTGGGACGGCCCCACCGACATCATTCACTTGCACCTCGATGCCCAGGCGTTGGAAGCAAGGGCCCGCCATGACCTAGACCTGACGCGTTTTGCCCTGCACGAGCGGTTCCGATTCGAGGACGGACTCCTAACTCAGCTAGGGCGGCAGCTTCTGGCTGCCAGCAACGCCAAGCATACGCTCGGGCGGTTGTACGTCGAGTCGTTGGCAAACACGCTCTGTTATCATCTTATCGAGCACCATGCCAGCTACGAGCAGCGCGTTGGGGGCACAGGCTCCCGGCTGTCTGCCGCGGTGTTGGCACGACTTGACGCCTACCTAGAAGCAGCTGCCGAACAGCCGATTAGCCTGCAAATGCTGGCGAGTTTGGCCAATTTGAGCGTATTTCATTTTGCCCGCCGCTTCAAGCAAACGACCGGCGCTACGCCCTATCAGTACGTGTTACAGTGGAAAATGAAACGGGCCCAACAGCTACTACGCACCGATGAACTGCCCATTGCCTCCGTCAGCGACGCGCTAGGGTTTGCCTCACCTACCCATTTTTCGGCCGCGTTCAAGCGGGCCTTTGGGTGTACACCGCGCGAGTTTCAGCGGCGTTAA